One Deltaproteobacteria bacterium DNA segment encodes these proteins:
- a CDS encoding MoxR family ATPase — protein MEIQEIAKNVERESLVLKDVTAQVEKVIVGQKALIERLLIGLLCDGHLLVEGLPGLAKTTAVKALASAIHADFVRIQFTPDLLPADILGTQIFRPDTGQFEIRKGPLFHNIILADEINRAPAKVQSALLEAMAERQISIGGTTFSLDTPFMVLATQNPIEQEGTYPLPEAQVDRFMLKIKVDYPTPSEEKEIMRRKEGGDISIKPVVDVAAILRARQVAASIHMEEKIRDYIINLVHATRAPGSFGLPLDRFILYGASVRASLYLADAARSHAFLNGRAYVTPQDVKSLAPDVLRHRIIPSYEALAEGVTAEQIVAKLLERIEVP, from the coding sequence ATGGAAATTCAGGAAATCGCAAAAAATGTGGAGCGGGAGAGCCTGGTGTTGAAGGATGTGACCGCTCAGGTGGAAAAGGTCATCGTGGGCCAGAAGGCGCTAATAGAAAGGCTTCTCATCGGCCTTCTGTGCGACGGGCACCTTCTTGTGGAAGGCCTTCCGGGCCTTGCCAAGACCACGGCGGTCAAGGCCCTGGCCTCGGCCATTCACGCCGATTTCGTGCGCATACAGTTCACGCCCGACCTGTTGCCCGCCGATATCCTGGGCACCCAGATTTTCCGCCCGGACACGGGGCAGTTTGAAATTCGGAAAGGCCCGCTTTTCCACAACATAATCCTCGCCGATGAAATCAACCGCGCCCCGGCCAAGGTCCAGAGCGCCCTTCTGGAAGCCATGGCCGAACGCCAGATAAGCATAGGCGGGACGACCTTTTCTCTCGATACGCCCTTCATGGTCCTTGCCACCCAGAACCCCATAGAGCAGGAAGGCACCTATCCGCTCCCGGAGGCCCAGGTGGACCGCTTCATGCTGAAAATAAAGGTGGACTACCCAACGCCCTCCGAGGAAAAAGAGATCATGCGCCGCAAGGAAGGCGGCGACATCTCCATAAAACCGGTGGTGGACGTGGCGGCCATCTTAAGGGCCCGACAGGTGGCCGCCTCCATCCACATGGAGGAGAAAATCCGGGACTACATCATAAACCTCGTCCACGCCACCCGCGCTCCCGGAAGCTTCGGCCTGCCGCTGGACAGGTTCATACTCTACGGAGCATCGGTAAGGGCCTCCCTCTACCTTGCGGACGCCGCCCGATCCCACGCCTTCCTGAACGGTAGGGCCTACGTGACCCCCCAGGACGTTAAATCCCTGGCCCCGGACGTTTTGCGGCACAGGATAATTCCGAGCTACGAGGCCCTGGCCGAGGGGGTCACAGCCGAACAGATTGTAGCTAAACTCTTAGAACGCATCGAAGTCCCCTGA
- the icd gene encoding NADP-dependent isocitrate dehydrogenase, with the protein MLHEGQKITVRADGSLLVPDKPIVCFIEGDGTGVDIWPASRLVMDAAVKAAYKGGRQIAWKEILAGEKAFNQTGQWLPEETLEAVRENVLAIKGPLTTPVGGGIRSVNVALRQVLDLYACVRPVRHIKGVPSPVKNPEAVNMVIFRENTEDLYAGIEYAAGSQEAARLIALLKEMGAEVEPESGIGIKPMSEKNTRRLVARAVRYAIDHGCGSVTLMHKGNIMKFTEGAFRNWGYKAAAELFPERTLTEAEAFEKFEGRAPAGRVMIKDRIADMLFQQVLLRPEEFGVIATPNLNGDYISDALAAQVGGLGMAPGANIGDFAAVFEATHGTAPKYAGKDMVNPGSLILSGAMMLDHIGWTEAADLTRKAISEAVAAKVVTYDLARQMEGATKVSCSGFAKYVAELMQ; encoded by the coding sequence ATGCTCCACGAGGGACAAAAAATCACGGTAAGGGCCGACGGCTCGCTTTTAGTGCCGGATAAGCCAATTGTCTGCTTTATCGAGGGCGACGGCACGGGCGTTGACATCTGGCCTGCGTCCCGGCTGGTGATGGACGCCGCCGTGAAGGCCGCGTACAAGGGCGGTCGGCAAATCGCCTGGAAGGAAATCCTTGCCGGAGAAAAGGCCTTCAACCAAACTGGCCAGTGGCTGCCCGAAGAAACCCTGGAGGCCGTGCGGGAGAACGTGTTGGCCATCAAGGGGCCGCTCACCACCCCGGTGGGCGGGGGCATCCGGTCGGTGAACGTGGCTCTGCGGCAGGTTCTTGATCTCTACGCCTGCGTGCGGCCAGTACGTCACATAAAGGGCGTTCCTAGCCCGGTGAAAAACCCGGAAGCCGTAAACATGGTGATTTTCCGGGAAAACACCGAAGACCTCTACGCGGGAATCGAGTACGCCGCAGGCTCCCAGGAAGCGGCCCGGCTCATAGCGCTCCTTAAGGAAATGGGGGCTGAAGTCGAGCCGGAATCGGGTATCGGCATAAAGCCCATGAGTGAGAAGAACACCCGAAGGCTTGTTGCCCGCGCGGTCCGCTATGCCATTGACCACGGCTGCGGAAGCGTCACCCTGATGCACAAAGGCAACATCATGAAGTTCACCGAGGGGGCCTTCCGCAACTGGGGCTACAAGGCGGCGGCGGAGCTTTTCCCGGAACGCACCCTGACCGAAGCCGAAGCCTTTGAAAAATTTGAAGGCAGGGCGCCCGCCGGTCGTGTTATGATAAAGGACAGGATCGCGGACATGCTCTTTCAGCAGGTGCTTTTGAGGCCGGAGGAATTCGGGGTTATAGCCACACCCAATCTTAACGGCGACTACATCTCCGACGCCCTGGCGGCCCAGGTTGGAGGCCTCGGCATGGCTCCGGGGGCCAATATTGGGGATTTTGCAGCGGTCTTCGAGGCCACCCACGGAACCGCGCCCAAGTATGCCGGTAAAGATATGGTCAACCCCGGCTCGCTCATTCTTTCCGGGGCCATGATGCTGGATCATATTGGCTGGACCGAGGCTGCGGATTTGACCCGAAAGGCGATATCCGAGGCCGTTGCTGCGAAGGTCGTCACCTACGATCTCGCCCGGCAGATGGAGGGGGCAACAAAGGTATCCTGTTCTGGTTTCGCAAAATACGTTGCGGAACTGATGCAATAG
- the gmk gene encoding guanylate kinase: MTDRGQLFILSAPSGAGKTTLRKYLCEAIPLLSYSVSCTTRKIRPGEVEGRDYHFISRAEFTEGIKAGRFAEWAEVHGNLYGTSAEFIRQELEKGARVILDIDVAGAKILTQAFPDAVTIFVRPPSMEALRERLTGRGTDDADTVEKRLVNAEWEMAHKEAYRHVLVNDDLEKAKAELFDLVSSYIKSSRTADS; the protein is encoded by the coding sequence ATGACTGATCGCGGCCAGCTTTTCATACTTTCCGCCCCGTCGGGAGCCGGAAAGACCACCCTTCGGAAGTACCTTTGCGAGGCCATTCCGCTCCTTTCCTACTCGGTTTCCTGCACCACGCGGAAAATCCGGCCCGGAGAGGTGGAGGGAAGGGACTACCACTTCATTTCGCGGGCGGAGTTTACGGAAGGGATAAAGGCCGGGCGCTTCGCCGAATGGGCTGAGGTCCACGGCAACCTCTACGGCACCAGTGCCGAGTTCATAAGGCAGGAGTTGGAAAAAGGCGCACGGGTGATTCTGGACATCGACGTGGCTGGCGCGAAGATCCTCACCCAGGCCTTTCCCGACGCGGTCACCATCTTCGTGAGGCCGCCTTCCATGGAGGCCCTCAGGGAGCGGCTCACCGGTCGCGGAACCGACGACGCCGACACCGTGGAAAAAAGGCTCGTGAACGCCGAGTGGGAAATGGCCCACAAGGAAGCCTACCGCCACGTTCTGGTGAACGACGACCTTGAAAAAGCCAAGGCGGAGCTTTTCGATCTCGTGAGTTCCTATATAAAATCGAGCAGGACGGCGGACTCATGA
- a CDS encoding ComF family protein: protein MTRLSRPFAALSGAADFFLNVLYPPRCMGCGSFLTISHGLSRLSPEQALTLLGTGDFARLLAGWLCPPCRESLSPVTQPFCTSCGEEFKSRVGSDHLCGACAADPPPFDRARSVFFYEEALAFAIQSMKYRGRMELGRPLGLVFADAFLRHFSEDPPDFAVPVPLHHKRLRKRGANQVVLLVADWAKFSGFTPLVPEALKRLRPTPAQASLDRAHRAANVRKAFAVKRPELVAGKKILLLDDVFTTGATSRECAKVLKKAGAARVDVLTLARVAAGI, encoded by the coding sequence ATGACCCGCCTGTCCAGACCATTTGCGGCCCTTTCCGGGGCGGCGGATTTTTTTCTGAACGTTCTCTATCCGCCCCGGTGCATGGGCTGCGGAAGTTTTCTCACCATCAGCCACGGCCTTTCCCGGCTTTCTCCGGAACAGGCCCTGACCCTTCTGGGAACTGGCGATTTCGCCCGCCTTCTGGCAGGCTGGCTGTGCCCTCCCTGCCGCGAATCCCTGTCGCCCGTTACGCAACCGTTTTGCACCTCCTGCGGAGAGGAGTTCAAAAGCCGCGTCGGAAGCGATCATCTCTGCGGAGCATGCGCAGCCGATCCCCCTCCGTTCGACAGGGCAAGGTCGGTGTTTTTTTACGAAGAGGCCCTGGCCTTTGCGATCCAGAGCATGAAATACAGGGGCAGGATGGAGCTTGGCCGCCCCCTGGGGCTTGTTTTCGCCGACGCCTTTTTGCGCCATTTTTCGGAAGATCCCCCGGATTTCGCAGTACCTGTGCCCCTCCACCACAAAAGGCTTCGGAAGCGCGGAGCCAACCAGGTTGTGCTCCTTGTGGCCGACTGGGCCAAATTTTCCGGTTTTACCCCTCTTGTCCCCGAAGCCCTGAAGCGCCTCAGGCCAACCCCGGCCCAGGCGTCCCTCGACCGCGCCCACCGGGCCGCCAACGTGCGAAAGGCCTTTGCGGTAAAGAGGCCGGAGCTTGTGGCGGGAAAAAAAATCCTTCTGCTGGACGACGTCTTCACCACCGGGGCCACCTCCCGCGAATGCGCCAAGGTCCTGAAAAAGGCCGGTGCCGCCCGCGTGGACGTTCTCACCCTGGCCCGCGTGGCAGCAGGAATATAA
- a CDS encoding DUF370 domain-containing protein has protein sequence MDESTILKILGNGTSWSRVEPLLNIGFGNTLPVGRLVAIATPNSAPMKRLKDKALADNRLIDITCGRRTRAILIMDSNHVILSAIQAETLAQRYQALVEKRPDEAVHD, from the coding sequence ATGGACGAGAGCACCATTTTGAAGATTCTGGGCAACGGCACCTCCTGGAGCCGGGTGGAGCCGCTTTTGAACATAGGGTTCGGCAACACCCTGCCGGTGGGCCGCCTGGTGGCCATAGCCACCCCCAACTCGGCCCCCATGAAACGCCTCAAGGACAAGGCCCTGGCCGACAACAGGCTCATAGACATCACCTGCGGGCGACGGACAAGGGCCATTCTGATCATGGACTCCAACCACGTGATCCTCTCGGCCATTCAGGCCGAGACCCTGGCCCAGCGCTACCAGGCGCTGGTGGAAAAACGCCCGGACGAGGCCGTTCATGACTGA
- a CDS encoding YicC family protein, whose amino-acid sequence MIRSMTAFAHAQASMENKTVTVEIRSVNHKNLELSVRLPRTHSALEDRVKTAVKACAGRGKVDVSVDIASNDGLSRPYSADTALARSWFCEATAVREALGIEEPVTLAQVLRAEGVLARSFHAPDPEADWPAVSEALIEAVNTFCAMRTTEGEALWNDVEARLDFISSLLDDIEYLAKDQPIQNMERFAQRMNSLLSDSGLPADNERIAQEAAFWADKGDITEEIVRARSHIAQFTALSEKSEPCGRTLNFLCQELAREFSTMGAKSHLAPLSHTVVDAKSELEKIREQIQNIE is encoded by the coding sequence ATGATAAGATCAATGACGGCGTTCGCCCACGCGCAGGCGTCCATGGAAAACAAGACCGTGACGGTGGAAATAAGGTCCGTCAATCACAAGAACCTGGAGCTTTCGGTAAGGCTTCCGCGCACCCACTCGGCCCTTGAGGACCGGGTGAAGACCGCCGTCAAGGCCTGCGCCGGTCGCGGCAAGGTGGATGTCTCCGTTGATATCGCCTCAAACGACGGCCTGTCCCGGCCCTACTCGGCTGATACGGCCCTGGCCCGTTCCTGGTTTTGCGAGGCCACGGCGGTGAGGGAGGCCCTGGGCATCGAGGAACCCGTCACCCTGGCCCAGGTTCTCCGGGCCGAGGGAGTGCTTGCGAGGTCCTTTCACGCGCCCGACCCCGAAGCCGACTGGCCTGCGGTTTCTGAGGCCCTTATTGAAGCCGTGAACACCTTCTGCGCCATGAGGACCACCGAGGGCGAGGCGCTCTGGAACGACGTGGAGGCGAGGCTCGATTTCATTTCCTCGCTTCTGGACGACATTGAGTATCTGGCAAAGGACCAGCCCATCCAGAACATGGAGCGATTCGCCCAGCGCATGAACTCGCTTCTGTCCGATTCCGGCCTTCCCGCAGATAACGAAAGAATCGCCCAGGAGGCCGCTTTCTGGGCGGACAAGGGCGACATCACCGAGGAAATCGTGCGGGCAAGGAGCCACATCGCCCAGTTCACCGCCCTTTCCGAAAAAAGCGAGCCCTGCGGCCGGACCTTGAATTTCCTGTGCCAGGAACTTGCGCGGGAGTTCTCCACAATGGGGGCCAAAAGCCATCTTGCGCCCCTTTCCCACACGGTTGTGGACGCAAAGAGCGAACTGGAAAAAATCCGGGAGCAGATTCAGAACATCGAGTGA
- a CDS encoding formate--tetrahydrofolate ligase, which translates to MAYDATKLADWQISELAEVNMPTPEDWQNKLGLQKDEILPMGKLAKVDFLKVIERLKDKEDGKYIEVTAITPTPLGEGKSTTSVGLMEGLGKRGLNVGGALRQPSGGPTMNVKGTAAGGGNALLIPMTEFSLGLTGDINDIMNAHNLAMVAMTSRMQHERNYNDEQLERLTKMRRLDIDPTRVEMGWIIDYCAQSLRNIVIGLGGRTDGYTMQSKFGIAVGSECMAILSIIRDLADLRDRLDKITVAFDKSGKPVTTGDLEVGGAMTAWMRNTINPTIMSTAEYQPCFVHAGPFANIAVGQSSIIADRIGLKLFDYHVTESGFAADIGFEKFWNVKCRFSGLKPHVSVLTTTIRALKMHGGGPKVVPGKALPEEYTKEDLALVEKGCENMVHHIKTIRRAGINPVVCINCFHTDTDAEIALVKRIAEAAGARCAKSTHWANGGDGALELADAVIDASNEGNNFQFLYPIEMKLRDRVALIAKECYGADGVSWAPEAEAKAKMLENDPKYADFATMMVKTHLSLTHDPTLKGVPKGWTLPIRDVLIYSGAKFLCPCAGTISLMPGTASNPAFRRVDVDVKTGKVSGLF; encoded by the coding sequence ATGGCGTACGATGCGACCAAACTGGCTGACTGGCAGATTTCCGAACTTGCCGAAGTGAACATGCCCACCCCCGAAGACTGGCAGAACAAGCTCGGCCTTCAGAAGGACGAAATCCTTCCCATGGGCAAGCTCGCCAAGGTGGACTTCCTGAAGGTGATAGAGCGCCTGAAGGACAAGGAAGACGGCAAGTACATCGAAGTCACCGCCATCACCCCCACCCCCCTGGGCGAAGGCAAGAGCACCACCTCCGTGGGCCTCATGGAAGGCCTGGGCAAGCGCGGCTTGAACGTCGGCGGCGCGCTCCGCCAGCCCTCGGGCGGCCCCACCATGAACGTGAAGGGAACTGCGGCAGGCGGCGGAAACGCCCTTCTCATCCCCATGACCGAGTTCTCCCTTGGCCTCACCGGCGACATCAACGACATCATGAACGCCCACAACTTGGCCATGGTGGCCATGACCAGCCGCATGCAGCACGAGCGCAACTACAACGACGAGCAGCTTGAGCGCCTCACCAAGATGCGCCGCCTGGACATAGACCCCACCCGCGTTGAAATGGGCTGGATCATTGACTACTGCGCCCAGAGCCTTCGCAACATCGTCATCGGCCTTGGCGGACGCACCGACGGCTACACCATGCAGAGCAAGTTCGGCATCGCGGTGGGTTCCGAGTGCATGGCCATCCTTTCCATCATCCGCGACCTTGCCGACCTTAGGGACCGTCTCGACAAGATCACGGTTGCCTTCGACAAGTCCGGCAAGCCCGTCACAACCGGCGACCTGGAAGTGGGCGGCGCAATGACCGCCTGGATGCGCAACACCATCAACCCCACCATCATGTCGACGGCCGAATATCAGCCCTGCTTCGTGCATGCGGGCCCCTTCGCCAACATCGCCGTGGGCCAGAGCTCCATCATCGCTGATCGCATCGGCCTGAAGCTCTTCGACTATCACGTCACCGAGTCCGGGTTCGCCGCAGACATCGGTTTCGAGAAGTTCTGGAACGTCAAGTGCCGCTTCTCCGGCTTGAAGCCCCACGTGTCAGTTCTCACCACCACCATCCGCGCCCTTAAAATGCACGGCGGCGGGCCCAAGGTCGTTCCGGGCAAGGCCCTTCCCGAAGAGTACACCAAGGAAGATTTGGCCCTGGTTGAAAAGGGCTGCGAGAACATGGTCCACCACATCAAGACCATCCGCCGGGCAGGCATCAACCCGGTTGTCTGCATCAACTGCTTCCACACCGACACCGACGCGGAAATCGCCCTGGTGAAGAGAATAGCCGAGGCCGCAGGCGCCCGCTGCGCCAAGTCCACCCATTGGGCCAACGGCGGCGACGGAGCCCTCGAACTGGCGGACGCCGTCATCGACGCCTCCAACGAAGGCAACAACTTCCAGTTCCTGTACCCCATCGAGATGAAGCTCCGCGACCGCGTCGCCCTCATCGCCAAGGAATGCTACGGAGCCGACGGCGTGTCCTGGGCCCCGGAAGCTGAAGCCAAGGCCAAGATGCTGGAAAATGATCCCAAGTACGCCGATTTCGCCACCATGATGGTGAAGACGCACCTTTCCCTCACCCACGACCCCACACTGAAGGGCGTGCCCAAGGGCTGGACGCTTCCCATACGCGACGTGCTCATTTACTCCGGCGCGAAGTTCCTGTGCCCCTGCGCCGGAACAATCAGCCTCATGCCCGGAACCGCCTCCAACCCGGCCTTCCGCCGCGTGGATGTGGATGTTAAAACCGGAAAAGTATCCGGTTTGTTCTAG
- the rlmB gene encoding 23S rRNA (guanosine(2251)-2'-O)-methyltransferase RlmB has translation MNDEALYGVHPVKEALAAGRRRVYCVYAAKSRTGKAVDEIIAMARKQGVPVEPLETGIVRDPGANHQGVAALVSSFPASELEDVLASGPKPGKSPFFLVLDGIEDPQNLGALIRTALCAGVDAVISPDRNCAPLSPSVSKASSGALEHSTVCRVKNLVRALSQMKDAGFWIFGADARAGINYWDCDFSVPTVVVVGGEGRGIRPLVARECDQLVKIPQAGPLGSLNASVAGALLMYEVVRQRQQAVQKRE, from the coding sequence ATGAACGATGAAGCGCTCTACGGAGTCCATCCGGTGAAGGAGGCCCTGGCGGCTGGCAGGCGCAGGGTTTACTGCGTTTACGCCGCAAAAAGCCGCACCGGAAAGGCCGTGGACGAAATTATTGCGATGGCCCGGAAACAGGGCGTGCCGGTGGAGCCTCTCGAAACCGGCATCGTGCGCGACCCCGGAGCCAACCACCAAGGGGTTGCGGCCCTGGTTTCGTCCTTTCCCGCAAGCGAGCTGGAAGACGTTCTGGCCTCCGGTCCCAAGCCCGGCAAATCGCCTTTTTTCCTGGTTCTGGACGGCATCGAGGACCCTCAGAATCTGGGAGCCCTGATCCGCACCGCACTCTGCGCCGGGGTGGACGCCGTCATAAGTCCCGACCGCAACTGCGCCCCGCTCTCGCCCTCGGTCTCCAAGGCATCTTCGGGAGCCCTGGAGCATTCAACCGTGTGCAGGGTCAAAAATCTCGTGCGGGCGCTCTCGCAGATGAAAGACGCGGGGTTCTGGATTTTCGGGGCGGACGCCAGGGCAGGAATAAATTACTGGGACTGCGACTTTTCGGTTCCAACGGTTGTAGTGGTGGGCGGGGAGGGCAGGGGGATAAGGCCCCTGGTGGCGCGGGAATGCGACCAACTGGTGAAAATCCCCCAGGCCGGGCCGCTGGGCTCTCTGAACGCATCGGTGGCCGGGGCGCTTCTGATGTATGAGGTTGTGCGTCAACGCCAACAAGCCGTCCAAAAACGCGAATAA
- a CDS encoding RNB domain-containing ribonuclease, translated as MEVGTIVEYIDRKKIICAAVVQAKKQKVRLITESNREVSVSENRLFGESGRLDPAMGRDRMAAILAGTARARESLKKDVNVEELWESLHTENEWMDAETLASFSFPPPPDHDRVSAVIRALFEDRIFFRFDVTRFFPHTPEEVEQAVIRAEKEAARERRILEGGLWLKSTLGAEVVEVPPEHRDTVEILKDLYLFDKESHHGETAREILSVAGLETGAPLFEFLIKTGEWNRDENLDIPRLGVPVAFSEAAREASASLSASPGLFTEHCERRDFTGLPIITIDGQATSDFDDALSLQTDGDSYRVGIHISDVAHFIQKGSELDAEAQLRASSIYLPDQKIPMLPPNLAEGLLSLKADSVRPAISVMALVTPEAEVVEFEVVPSLIRVRRQLTYYDANIMSDADKEIIVLSVLAKKLREARLNAGAVNITLPEVNVWVDEFREVGVHRINRESVSRMLVSEFMILGNRLMAKFLAQNRCPAVFRSQPEPKQRLFSRDEGTLFENWMQRKHLSRFLLSPEPASHSGLGVEAYVTATSPIRKYFDLVTQRQIRAVLGIEKPSSRREIEDIIVNTQEPLSRVVQLQGSRVKYWIIKYLEKRMGAKEHALVLEQRRDRTVVLLTDVMMEATLTGVKHLAPQDEIFVVVKKADPRALEISLALA; from the coding sequence ATGGAAGTCGGAACTATCGTAGAATATATTGACCGCAAAAAAATCATCTGCGCAGCGGTTGTACAGGCCAAGAAGCAGAAAGTGCGGCTCATCACGGAATCCAACAGGGAAGTCTCCGTGTCCGAAAACCGTCTGTTCGGTGAGTCGGGACGGCTGGACCCTGCCATGGGACGGGACCGCATGGCCGCAATACTGGCCGGAACCGCGCGTGCCCGCGAGTCCCTGAAAAAAGATGTCAACGTTGAGGAACTCTGGGAATCCCTCCACACCGAAAACGAATGGATGGACGCGGAAACCCTGGCCTCCTTCAGCTTTCCCCCGCCTCCCGACCATGACCGGGTCTCAGCCGTCATAAGGGCGCTTTTCGAGGACCGGATTTTTTTCAGGTTCGACGTCACCCGCTTTTTTCCGCATACACCCGAAGAGGTCGAGCAGGCGGTCATAAGGGCCGAAAAGGAGGCCGCGCGCGAGCGCAGAATCCTGGAAGGCGGGCTATGGCTCAAATCGACCCTTGGCGCAGAGGTTGTGGAGGTGCCGCCCGAACACCGGGACACGGTGGAAATTCTCAAGGATTTGTACCTGTTCGACAAGGAAAGCCACCACGGGGAAACCGCCAGGGAAATTCTTTCAGTGGCAGGCTTGGAAACCGGAGCGCCCCTTTTCGAATTTCTCATCAAGACCGGAGAATGGAACCGGGACGAGAACCTGGACATCCCTCGCTTAGGCGTTCCCGTGGCCTTTTCCGAGGCTGCAAGGGAAGCCTCGGCGAGCCTTTCGGCTTCTCCCGGCCTTTTCACCGAGCACTGCGAAAGGCGCGACTTCACCGGGCTTCCCATAATCACCATAGACGGCCAGGCAACGAGCGATTTCGACGACGCCTTAAGCCTTCAGACGGACGGCGACTCGTACCGGGTGGGCATTCACATATCGGATGTGGCCCACTTCATCCAGAAGGGCTCCGAACTGGACGCAGAGGCCCAACTCCGCGCCAGTTCCATATATCTTCCCGATCAGAAAATCCCCATGCTTCCCCCGAACCTGGCCGAAGGGCTCCTAAGTCTCAAGGCGGACAGCGTCCGGCCCGCTATATCCGTCATGGCCCTGGTCACCCCCGAAGCCGAGGTTGTGGAATTCGAGGTCGTTCCAAGCCTCATCAGGGTGCGCCGCCAGCTCACCTACTACGACGCCAATATAATGAGCGACGCAGACAAGGAGATAATCGTCCTTTCGGTACTGGCCAAAAAACTCAGGGAGGCTCGGCTGAACGCGGGCGCTGTCAACATCACCCTCCCTGAGGTCAACGTGTGGGTGGATGAATTCCGGGAGGTGGGGGTTCACCGCATCAACCGGGAAAGCGTCAGCCGGATGCTGGTTTCGGAGTTCATGATCCTGGGAAACCGCCTCATGGCCAAGTTTCTGGCGCAAAACCGGTGCCCGGCGGTTTTCCGGTCCCAGCCCGAACCCAAGCAGAGGCTCTTTTCACGTGACGAGGGGACCCTTTTCGAAAACTGGATGCAGCGGAAACACCTTTCGAGGTTCCTTCTCTCCCCCGAACCCGCGTCCCATTCCGGCCTTGGTGTTGAGGCCTACGTAACCGCCACAAGCCCGATACGAAAATACTTCGACCTTGTGACCCAGCGCCAGATACGCGCGGTCCTGGGAATCGAGAAACCGTCTTCAAGGCGTGAGATCGAAGACATAATCGTCAACACCCAGGAGCCCCTTTCCAGAGTGGTGCAGCTTCAGGGCTCAAGGGTCAAGTACTGGATAATCAAGTACCTGGAAAAGCGCATGGGCGCCAAGGAGCACGCCCTGGTCCTGGAGCAGCGAAGGGACAGGACGGTGGTTCTCCTCACTGACGTCATGATGGAGGCCACATTAACCGGCGTAAAGCATCTCGCGCCCCAGGACGAGATTTTCGTGGTGGTGAAAAAGGCCGATCCAAGAGCCCTGGAAATTTCCCTGGCCCTTGCCTGA
- a CDS encoding DUF58 domain-containing protein, producing MESPDAASLPKELISKVQRFHFRTRHMANEVFAGQYVSAFRGKGMEFLEVREYMDGDDVRDIDWKVTARFGRPFVKVFAEERELTVILVVDVSASNLFATVNRPKADVAAEVAGLLGFTAVRTNDKVGAVLFSGQVDRFIPPRKGPGHVWRMIREIFAKKPEGATDISAALDTLNRVVRRRAIVFLISDFIVPGPDQRFATALSLTARKHDLTVVRVSDPAETVLPEVGLAWFSDPETGLLTVADTGNRRLRARYAADAKKREIEFNQLFARNGVPVVDLSTRMESVVEPLAAYFRKREGRR from the coding sequence ATGGAATCGCCGGACGCCGCGTCCCTCCCGAAGGAGCTCATAAGCAAGGTCCAGAGGTTTCATTTCCGCACCCGGCATATGGCCAACGAGGTGTTCGCGGGCCAGTACGTCAGCGCCTTCAGGGGCAAGGGCATGGAATTCCTGGAAGTGCGGGAATACATGGACGGCGACGACGTGCGGGACATAGACTGGAAGGTCACCGCCCGCTTCGGCAGGCCCTTTGTCAAGGTCTTCGCCGAAGAGCGCGAGCTTACGGTGATACTGGTTGTGGACGTTTCCGCATCCAACCTCTTCGCCACCGTGAACAGGCCCAAGGCCGACGTTGCGGCGGAAGTGGCCGGTCTTCTGGGCTTCACCGCCGTGCGCACCAACGACAAGGTTGGGGCTGTGCTTTTTTCCGGCCAGGTTGACCGCTTCATCCCCCCGCGAAAGGGTCCGGGCCACGTTTGGCGCATGATAAGGGAAATCTTCGCCAAGAAACCCGAAGGGGCCACGGACATCAGCGCGGCCCTTGACACCTTAAACCGGGTGGTGAGAAGGCGGGCCATAGTTTTTCTGATAAGCGATTTCATCGTGCCCGGTCCTGACCAGCGGTTTGCCACGGCCTTGTCACTTACGGCCCGCAAGCATGACCTCACCGTGGTAAGGGTCTCCGATCCTGCGGAGACGGTTCTTCCCGAAGTGGGCCTTGCCTGGTTTTCCGACCCGGAAACAGGGCTTTTAACGGTGGCGGACACCGGCAACCGTCGGCTTCGCGCCCGCTACGCGGCGGACGCCAAGAAACGCGAGATAGAGTTCAACCAGCTTTTCGCCCGCAACGGGGTTCCTGTGGTGGACCTTTCCACCCGCATGGAATCCGTGGTGGAGCCTTTAGCCGCCTACTTCAGGAAAAGGGAGGGGCGCAGATGA